In Neisseria brasiliensis, the following proteins share a genomic window:
- the mnmC gene encoding FAD-dependent 5-carboxymethylaminomethyl-2-thiouridine(34) oxidoreductase MnmC, translating to MNYLAWNGIPSLAELVHTLAHHAKPLYWVVCLPAREMPVFRPSENPCALEQTLAEAIARKIGCLQFNAVNVLANVLPDVHLWLVPSEHAADIQTHFPHALQWQTVPVTQRGTTVKPWFRPTENQAKPTSAIVIGAGIAGAATARELAEHGVRVTVLEAKHIANAGSGNRQGLLYAKISPHPTEQTELLLAGYGYTRRLLADLLPEQHAWGGNGVLHVNFNEAERKRNQALGLQHHHAHLYRTVSQQEAAEIAEINIGSDGLYWPHGVWLNPPALVRALLNHPLIDVQEHAPLLSAEFDGTAWTAHTTQGSFTAEHLIYCMGAHSPNSPERNVSALPFRQIRGQTGVATASALSAKLSCAVSGESYISPSWQGQHCYGATFVLNSSDEAWHQHEESANRAALHDLQPALADSLFSDGLNPLTEAHGHAALRCDSLDHLPMVGAVGDIAAMQDVYAKLALDKHYRLTAPCPYLPNVWLNTAHGTRGLATAPICAASLVAEISNLPQPLSPRLKAALHPNRAVIRAIVRHQSLL from the coding sequence ATGAATTACCTTGCTTGGAACGGCATTCCCTCGCTCGCCGAACTCGTGCATACGCTTGCTCACCATGCCAAACCGCTTTATTGGGTGGTGTGCCTGCCTGCACGGGAAATGCCAGTATTCAGACCGTCTGAAAACCCTTGTGCCTTAGAGCAAACTTTAGCTGAAGCCATTGCGCGCAAAATCGGCTGCCTGCAATTCAATGCCGTGAATGTGTTAGCCAACGTGTTGCCCGATGTGCATTTATGGCTGGTGCCGTCTGAGCATGCTGCGGATATTCAAACGCATTTTCCGCATGCCTTGCAATGGCAAACCGTGCCCGTCACGCAACGCGGAACCACAGTCAAACCGTGGTTCCGCCCGACGGAAAACCAAGCCAAACCCACCAGCGCCATCGTCATCGGTGCAGGCATCGCCGGAGCAGCCACCGCGCGGGAATTGGCCGAACACGGCGTGCGCGTGACTGTGCTTGAAGCCAAGCATATTGCCAATGCCGGCTCGGGCAACCGCCAAGGTTTGCTGTATGCCAAAATCTCGCCGCACCCAACCGAGCAAACCGAATTGCTGCTGGCGGGCTATGGCTACACGCGGCGGCTGTTGGCCGATTTACTGCCCGAGCAACACGCTTGGGGCGGCAATGGCGTGTTGCACGTCAATTTCAACGAAGCCGAGCGCAAACGCAATCAGGCATTAGGTTTGCAGCACCATCATGCGCATTTATACCGCACCGTTTCCCAGCAAGAAGCGGCAGAAATCGCGGAGATCAATATTGGTTCAGACGGCCTCTATTGGCCGCATGGTGTGTGGCTCAATCCGCCTGCTTTGGTGCGCGCTTTATTGAATCACCCCTTGATTGATGTGCAAGAACACGCGCCGCTGCTTTCCGCCGAATTTGATGGCACGGCTTGGACGGCGCACACCACGCAAGGCAGTTTCACCGCCGAACACCTGATTTATTGCATGGGCGCGCACAGCCCCAACTCACCCGAGCGCAACGTGTCCGCGCTGCCGTTTCGCCAAATCCGCGGCCAAACCGGTGTTGCTACAGCAAGCGCGTTGTCGGCCAAACTGAGTTGCGCGGTATCGGGCGAAAGCTACATCAGCCCGAGCTGGCAGGGGCAACACTGCTACGGTGCGACATTTGTGTTAAACAGCAGCGACGAAGCATGGCACCAACACGAAGAATCGGCAAACCGAGCCGCTTTGCATGATTTACAGCCTGCTTTGGCCGATTCGCTGTTTTCAGACGGCCTCAATCCTTTGACCGAAGCCCACGGCCATGCCGCTTTGCGCTGCGACAGCTTGGACCATCTGCCGATGGTGGGTGCGGTGGGCGACATTGCCGCCATGCAGGACGTATACGCCAAGCTGGCTTTGGACAAACATTACCGCCTGACTGCTCCCTGCCCTTATCTGCCCAACGTCTGGCTCAACACCGCCCACGGCACGCGCGGTTTGGCGACGGCACCGATTTGCGCCGCATCGTTGGTGGCGGAAATCTCAAACCTGCCGCAACCTTTGTCGCCACGCCTGAAAGCCGCGCTGCATCCCAACCGCGCTGTGATTCGGGCGATTGTGCGCCATCAGTCGTTGCTTTGA
- a CDS encoding DNA glycosylase: MSSEPIVETHPFPPILPPNATAMMMGTFPPKDDKRAMQFHYPNFQNDMWRIYGEVFFGDKTHFQRPSEKAFDAEKIIAFLHERGIASCPTVWKAVREQNNASDKFLKVVEAVDLAAVLHKLPHCRHVFTTGGKATEVLLGLLPEKTALPKTGETIDYVYQGRALTLTRLPSTSRAYPLSFDKKTAAYRAFFEFAGLL, encoded by the coding sequence ATGAGCAGCGAACCCATCGTGGAAACCCATCCTTTTCCACCGATTCTGCCGCCCAATGCCACAGCGATGATGATGGGCACGTTCCCGCCCAAAGACGACAAACGCGCCATGCAGTTTCATTATCCAAATTTTCAGAATGATATGTGGCGCATTTACGGCGAAGTGTTCTTCGGCGACAAAACGCATTTCCAAAGGCCGTCTGAAAAAGCGTTTGACGCGGAAAAGATTATCGCTTTTTTGCATGAGCGCGGCATTGCCTCTTGCCCGACGGTGTGGAAAGCCGTGCGCGAGCAGAACAACGCTTCGGATAAGTTTTTGAAAGTGGTCGAGGCGGTGGATTTGGCGGCGGTGTTGCACAAGCTGCCGCATTGCAGGCATGTGTTTACTACCGGCGGTAAGGCCACGGAAGTGTTGCTCGGATTGCTGCCCGAGAAAACCGCGTTACCGAAAACGGGTGAAACCATCGATTATGTGTACCAAGGCCGCGCCTTGACGCTGACACGTTTGCCGTCCACTTCACGCGCGTATCCTTTGAGTTTTGACAAGAAAACGGCGGCGTATCGGGCGTTTTTTGAGTTTGCAGGCTTATTGTAG
- a CDS encoding excalibur calcium-binding domain-containing protein has translation MRYYGTIVRWNESRRFGAIREESTENEIFVALSTFNGHTEGPFEGQRVSFYLAKGRQGRSEAQDVRFIDDFDDEAESPSHAAYRKQGGSPSRAGGVLLAILLGAALLGGAWYGWQAWQDHRAQTVHTTTPPDSMVATIAAQMEAERKAWNQAVKSPASAKPSAKFSCDGRQYCSQMNSREEAEFFIRHCPNTKMDSDNDGIPCENDSRW, from the coding sequence ATGCGTTATTACGGCACTATTGTCCGTTGGAACGAAAGCCGTCGCTTCGGTGCAATACGGGAGGAAAGCACCGAAAACGAAATTTTTGTCGCGCTTTCTACGTTCAACGGCCACACCGAAGGCCCTTTTGAAGGCCAACGGGTTTCCTTTTATCTCGCCAAAGGCCGGCAAGGCCGCAGCGAGGCTCAAGATGTCCGCTTTATCGATGACTTTGACGACGAAGCCGAATCACCATCCCATGCAGCCTACCGCAAACAAGGCGGTAGCCCTTCGCGTGCAGGCGGTGTGTTGCTGGCGATTTTATTGGGCGCGGCACTGCTTGGCGGCGCTTGGTACGGCTGGCAGGCTTGGCAAGATCACCGCGCGCAAACGGTTCACACCACCACGCCGCCCGATTCTATGGTTGCCACCATTGCGGCGCAGATGGAAGCCGAGCGTAAAGCATGGAATCAGGCCGTCAAATCCCCCGCTTCGGCAAAGCCGTCAGCCAAATTCAGTTGCGACGGGCGGCAATATTGTTCGCAAATGAACTCGCGTGAAGAAGCTGAATTTTTTATCCGACATTGCCCGAACACCAAAATGGACAGCGACAACGACGGCATTCCGTGCGAAAACGACAGCCGCTGGTAG
- a CDS encoding phosphoribosylanthranilate isomerase produces the protein MTRIRTKICGFTRPEDARAAAQLGVDAVGLVFFAKSKRAVDTQQAQAIVAALPPFVTVVALFVNETAEQIRETLRQVPIDVIQFHGDEDDEFCRQFDRPYLKAVRVQSSADIQTASSKFPHARAVLFDAYHPDEYGGTGLQFDWKLLADYRDKPWVLAGGLNAGNVAEAVRISGATAVDVSGGVESSSGIKDAQKMAAFLQAVAKAGAQR, from the coding sequence ATGACCCGAATCCGAACCAAAATCTGCGGTTTTACCCGCCCTGAAGATGCCCGAGCCGCGGCGCAATTGGGGGTGGATGCTGTCGGGCTGGTGTTTTTTGCCAAGAGCAAACGCGCGGTAGACACTCAACAGGCGCAGGCGATTGTGGCCGCTTTGCCGCCGTTTGTGACGGTGGTGGCGCTGTTTGTCAATGAAACAGCCGAGCAAATCCGCGAAACGCTGCGCCAAGTGCCGATTGATGTGATTCAGTTTCACGGCGATGAAGACGATGAATTCTGCCGCCAGTTTGACCGCCCATATCTGAAAGCGGTGCGCGTGCAAAGCTCGGCAGACATTCAGACGGCCTCAAGCAAATTTCCCCATGCCCGCGCGGTGTTGTTTGACGCGTATCACCCCGATGAATACGGTGGCACGGGTTTGCAGTTTGATTGGAAACTGCTCGCCGATTACCGCGACAAACCGTGGGTGTTGGCAGGCGGCTTAAATGCAGGCAATGTGGCCGAAGCGGTACGCATCAGCGGTGCGACGGCGGTGGACGTGTCCGGCGGGGTGGAAAGCAGCAGCGGTATTAAAGATGCGCAAAAAATGGCAGCATTTTTACAAGCCGTAGCGAAAGCGGGGGCACAGCGATGA